The genomic DNA AGCCTCGACTTCAGATTCGACCAGTTCGCGATCGGCGCCTTCAAGACGTTCTCGCCCTGGCTCTCGGCCGGCGCCAGCATCGAGGTGGAGCGCCACGCCCACCGGCACAGCCACGGCTTCGACCAGCCTCCCGGAGCCGATCCGTCAGGCTTCGGCTGTCCTGGCGGCGGCGGTGTCTGCATTGAGCGGTTCGGCGCGGAGGCGATCGAGACCGAGATCAGCTTGCACCGCTTCAACATCACCGGGATCGCACCCCTGGGTAACGGTCTGGCGCTCTCCTTCGGACGTTTCGACACTCCGTTCGGCTACGAGCGCCACGACGCCGCCTTGAACCTGACGGCGACGACGTCCGAGGTGAACCGCTTCGGGCGGCCGATGAGCATGACGGGCTTTCAGGTGGCCTACCAGTTCGCGCCCTGGCTCGACGCCACCGCCTGGGTCGTCAACCGCTGGGAGAACGAGACGACCGAAGACCCGCTGGAAGACAACAACCGCGACAAGAGCTTCGGCGGCCGCGTCGGCTTCACCCCGCTGTACGGCGCGCGGTTGCTGAACTTCGGTCTCGGCGGGTGGTGGGGCCCGGAGCAGGACGACGACACCAAGAGTGAGCGGTGGATCCTCGACTTCGACGTGACGTGGTCTCCTCTCCCGAGACTGCTGCTGGCCGGCGAGCTCGTGTACGGCGGCGAGTCCGCCGTGTCCTTTCGCCGGCGGGGGACGCCGATCGCGGCTGGGGCCGCGAGCAACAAGAGCGTCAACTGGCTCGGCCTCTACGCCCTCGCTCACTACGATCTCACCCGGTGGCTCGGCCTCTCGTTCCGGTACGGGTTCTTCGACGACCAGGACGGGGCACGCACCGGCGTCGAGCAGGTGCTGCACTCGTTCACCATCGCGCCGATCGTCCATCTCTCGAGGCTCATCCCCGATCTCCGGCCGCTGGGCGTGACCTACGCGCGCACGCGGCATCCGTTGGACTGGGTCGATCTGCGGCTCGAGTACCGGCTGAACCACTCCAACAAGCCGGTGTTCTCCGATGCCAAGCCGGGCGTGCCCATCGTGGACTCGGACCGGGATAGCCACCAGGTGACGTTGCAGTTCGTGGTCAACTTCTAGAATGCCGGGCTGGCCGCTGGAAGGGAGGCCCAACCGATGAACGGCATCTACCTTTCGCGCCTGCCGCTGAGCGGCAAGGTGTTCTGCACCCTCTACCTGCTCGGCATCGGCTGCGGCGCTCTGGCCGCCTTCAC from Candidatus Methylomirabilota bacterium includes the following:
- a CDS encoding outer membrane beta-barrel protein, with protein sequence MSPSELEILKQEVGRLQERLRRLEQSQQRSVPDPSPAAVPVAPPLPPLPAALPVTAQAPPAVAPRPGEREIQLEREHPLETLGLPKPELGGVRISGFFVGSANYNSHIQMVPEFAGNAPVSSEPRSLDFRFDQFAIGAFKTFSPWLSAGASIEVERHAHRHSHGFDQPPGADPSGFGCPGGGGVCIERFGAEAIETEISLHRFNITGIAPLGNGLALSFGRFDTPFGYERHDAALNLTATTSEVNRFGRPMSMTGFQVAYQFAPWLDATAWVVNRWENETTEDPLEDNNRDKSFGGRVGFTPLYGARLLNFGLGGWWGPEQDDDTKSERWILDFDVTWSPLPRLLLAGELVYGGESAVSFRRRGTPIAAGAASNKSVNWLGLYALAHYDLTRWLGLSFRYGFFDDQDGARTGVEQVLHSFTIAPIVHLSRLIPDLRPLGVTYARTRHPLDWVDLRLEYRLNHSNKPVFSDAKPGVPIVDSDRDSHQVTLQFVVNF